In Crassostrea angulata isolate pt1a10 chromosome 4, ASM2561291v2, whole genome shotgun sequence, one genomic interval encodes:
- the LOC128179831 gene encoding uncharacterized protein LOC128179831, giving the protein MKTLEEAFRGSSQSTPYASAIKVNVCGVGPVISYKNAGGEKRQSTVIGFADNTMAVKGVLYDSAKLHLMKEGQTVMLLNVILKNDVGKSIVMTNRSKVLKTGPMEVPASLIQRGKDIACPPPAAEVNIKTVQTSPVKTLVTLRGQVVSEEIERSVRVNGEDTPVRTIKVKDASGSCKVSLWRDLCKEKTSVGRHISITNVVVQLYNDEKSVSTTSRTNIEEVDTPVIHRRVSFIGFEWLEENLASLTADDANGEYEEFKISSEALAHYLECQLHEVESVLLCKLPLTAEITARENEIIEIKN; this is encoded by the exons ATGAAGACATTAGAAGAAGCCTTTCGTGGCAGCAGTCAATCCACACCTTACGCCTCAGCAATTAAAGTTAACGTTTGTGGAGTTGGCCCAGTTATTTCGTACAAAAATGCAGGTGGTGAAAAGCGCCAATCAACAGTCATTGGCTTTGCGGACAACACGATGGCTGTAAAAGGAGTCTTGTATGACTCGGCAAAACTACATCTCATGAAAGAGGGACAAACTGTTATGCTGTTGAATGTCATCCTTAAAAATGATGTAGGCAAATCAATTGTCATGACCAACAGAAGCAAAGTCCTTAAGACTGGTCCTATGGAAGTCCCAGCATCATTAATACAACGGGGAAAAGACATCGCATGTCCACCTCCTGCTGCTGAGGTGAACATTAAAACGGTCCAAACATCTCCTGTGAAGACCCTTGTTACCCTTAGGGGGCAAGTTGTTTca GAAGAGATTGAAAGGTCCGTAAGAGTTAACGGGGAGGATACCCCAGTTAGGACTATTAAAGTAAAAGATGCATCGGGTTCGTGCAAAGTCTCCTTGTGGAGGGACTTGTGTAAGGAGAAAACTTCCGTTGGCAGACACATAAGTATAACAAATGTTGTTGTACAGCTGTACAATGATGAGAAAAGCGTATCAACGACATCTCGTACAAACATTGAG GAAGTTGATACCCCAGTTATTCACAGAAGAGTTTCTTTCATTGGCTTCGAATGGCTGGAGGAAAATTTGGCATCCCTTACTGCTGATGATGCCAATGGAGAGtatgaagaatttaaaattagCAGTGAAGCCCTGGCGCATTACTTGGAATGTCAACTTCATGAAGTGGAGTCTGTTTTACTTTGCAAACTTCCACTGACTGCAGAAATCACCGCAAGAGAAAACGAAatcattgaaattaaaaattga